From the genome of Lentimicrobiaceae bacterium, one region includes:
- a CDS encoding PEP-utilizing enzyme, which produces VQDVSDPDSIKELKGFAGSPGVVEGKARVCRSAQDIRDLQDGEILVAPTTSPSWAPAFAKINACITDVGGVMSHAAIVCREYGLPAVVGTGHGTKVIKTGMMLRVDGSSGVISITR; this is translated from the coding sequence GTTCAGGACGTCAGCGATCCCGACAGCATCAAGGAGCTCAAGGGTTTCGCCGGCAGCCCCGGCGTCGTCGAGGGCAAGGCGCGCGTCTGCCGCAGCGCGCAGGACATCCGCGATCTGCAGGACGGCGAAATCCTGGTGGCGCCGACGACCTCACCCTCGTGGGCGCCGGCATTCGCCAAGATCAACGCCTGCATCACCGATGTCGGCGGGGTCATGAGCCATGCCGCCATCGTCTGTCGCGAGTACGGCCTGCCGGCGGTGGTCGGCACGGGGCACGGCACCAAGGTCATCAAGACCGGAATGATGCTCAGGGTCGATGGTTCTTCGGGTGTGATTTCGATCACCCGCTAG